A genomic window from Dermacentor silvarum isolate Dsil-2018 chromosome 9, BIME_Dsil_1.4, whole genome shotgun sequence includes:
- the LOC119465285 gene encoding actinia tenebrosa protease inhibitors yields MKTCVLLLSTLLFGSCAATSYSPEDDRCLTSTLILPAGYCYRSQWQYNPFYKQCVSTCNPWAPFRNKQECDGYCRTIEVCKAPSPVSKCDFGSYPVYYYNPRTKSCHQKSDCTYYGNNFPTLRDCQETCMRHQPSGPTVDPCSVLPSEGYYCKKNYGSFRFLYDSNTKTCQLFWYRGCGGTENNFRSYYTCLDRCTSKYLAENAGKF; encoded by the exons ATGAAAACGTGTGTGCTTTTATTGTCCACCTTGCTCTTCGGATCTTGCGCGGCTACGAGCTACTCGCCGGAAG ATGACAGATGCCTCACAAGCACACTGATATTGCCAGCAGGGTACTGCTATCGATCGCAGTGGCAGTATAATCCCTTTTATAAGCAGTGTGTGTCAACTTGCAACCCGTGGGCCCCCTTTCGTAATAAGCAAGAATGTGACGGATACTGCCGCACTA TTGAAGTGTGCAAAGCTCCCTCCCCGGTTTCTAAGTGCGACTTTGGTTCTTATCCTGTGTATTATTACAACCCAAGAACTAAGAGCTGTCACCAAAAATCGGACTGCACGTACTATGGAAACAACTTTCCCACATTGCGTGACTGCCAAGAGACATGCATGAGAC ATCAGCCATCGGGACCGACCGTCGACCCATGCAGTGTGTTGCCCAGCGAAGGTTACTACTGCAAGAAGAACTACGGCTCATTCCGATTCCTGTACGATTCCAACACCAAAACGTGCCAGCTCTTCTGGTACAGGGGCTGCGGAGGAACTGAGAACAACTTCCGCTCATATTACACGTGCCTCGATCGCTGCACGTCAAAGTACCTCGCCGAAAATGCGGGCAAGTTCTAA